GACCTTTGCTCCTTAGGACCCGGAGGTTCAGAACCCCAGCACCAGCCCCTCCACCAAGTGCCGCGCACTCGCCTCCTAAGAGGTACTGTTCCCCGGGAAACAGCTCCCACTGGGCGGGGGCGCCACAGCTCTCCCGTTGCTATGACGACCCAGGTCCCCCGAGAGGCTCGCGGCCTTGTTGCCGCGGAGACAGgctccgcccccaccccggcgCAGCCGCACTGGAGCCCGAAGGGGTTAAAACTGAATCGCGGGGGAGGAGGCCAGAACCCAGGCGTTCTGGCCCTTCCTCCCACCATCCCTAGCTCAGGGTCCTATTCTCCGGTGCAAAGACGACAAGGCCTGGCTTCAGGGCCCTGCAGGCCTGGACACCAGGTCCTTTGAGGGATGGAAAGCTACATCCTGGGTCGGGGGTTGGTGTCTGAAGACCTAGACTCTTCGGTTCTGGGAGGCTGAGGGGGCCCTCAAATATGTCCAGAGGATGCAAGGGGCCAAGATTCTTGGATCCAGGTGTCTTACTGTCTGGTGGGTCCTGTCTGGTTGGGGCTGACTCACCTAGGTCGAGAGGGTCTGAGGGGGCTGGGCTTTTGGGACCACGGCTCTGGAAAAGCCAGTTCCTAAGCTAGCGGCGGGAGGCAGCTGGGAGGACAGAAGATGGGGGAACTGGGACCTGAACCCCTGGGTTCATGAATGCCTAGTGCCATTAGGGACGTATGGGGGCCTACCACTTGGCCGGAAAGACTGCGCTTTCTGCCCTGGACGCGTCCGCGTCCGGGCCCAAGGCCCGGTcccgccccttcccccatcccccaggaCCCGGCCGGGCCTCACCTCGGCCGCGCGGGGGCTCCCACCGGCCAGGCTCCCGACGGCGAGCTGCGCGCGCAGAAGCAGCAGCAATAGTGGCAGCAacagcggcagcggcggcgggcCCGGGTGGCGGCCCAGACCGCGAGCGGCAGGGCTAGTGGGCCCCATGTCCCGGCCCTCGCGCCCTCACGTCCCCTGCActccggcccggcccggcccggccccagcGGTGACAGGAGCTCCCagcgccaccgccgccgccgccgcctcctcccgccgccgcctcctcccgcCGCCCCCGGGCTGCGCCGGCGCCGCCAGCCCCGCCCCACGCCGGCCCCGCCTTCCTAGCCAGGACAATAGCGTGGCAGCTCTGCGCAGACTGGAGCAGCTCGGGAACCCCGGGTGGGAGCCAGCGCCAGGCCCCCGCCTCCTAGAGATTCCAGGAGTCCCACCCCATGCAAGGGCCTAGCCGGCAGTCTGGGTCATAGGCTCCGCCGTTTTGAGCCCTTTCTCAGGACCCTCACCCCCAGCTTTCTCTTCCCTCGGACCCAGACACTCAAAATCAGCCTCCTTCTCTTCCAGGCATGCCAACATTGAAGACCTCCACCGTCCCCCGATAGATTTGTCTCTTGAGGTCCCAGGAATACAGGCTCTGAAATTTCCCTAATCAAGGATGCAGCAGTTGAGATCCAGTCCCCTTCTTCCTCAGATCCAGGAATCTGGACTGCAGGCCCTTTCTTTTTCAGGACCAGAGAACAAGCCCCCACCCTTTCTCCCTAGGACCTGGGCTCTTGGCCTTCTGCTCTGCTTTCCAAGGATCCCAGGTGTCTGGACCTTTAATTCCTAGCTCAAGTATGCATAAAACCAAAGCCCGTAGGTCCTTTCTTTAAGGATGACCTGAGTCAGGTACCCAGCACCTCAGGACAAGGGCCTCAACCCTATCCTTGCTTTAAGGACcatggcatttctattttctcaCCCCTAGCCTCTCCCACCCTGCCTACTCTTCAGGGCTCACTGCTTTGTCTCCTTAAATAACTGTAGAATTCTGTTTTCCGCAAGCCAACTGGGGCAACACTATCATGTATGTGcatctgtgcatgtgtgtttgtgtagatGTATGTTAAAAGAGCCCGGAGTGCTAAATGGGTAGCAAAAGGGTGGGAGGTGGCTCAAGGTTTTGTTCCTACAGCCACTTCATCGCCTAGGGTAGAGAATAGGGTAGAGGAAGGGTCTTAGGGCTGATTTAATGGACCCCTTCCTTGATGGAGGGTAATAATGCCAGGAGGATCTCCAAGACGCATTCactcattgactttttttttttattattaaacataaatattcTCATTCCAAGattccaccccacccaccccacactACTCTCCTCTCCCCATGATGGTTCTCACCCTATCCTCATTCCTTGGATTCAGTTCATCCAGGGCCCTTAAGGAGGTTGAAAGGAATCGAGATGGTGGCCATGTGGGGTTCCCAGAGAGTAATTAGCCATCTTGGCTGCACTTGAATTGGCCAAGCAAAGGGTCCCTCAGGGAGAACCAGGACAGGGCCTGGTCTGGCCTCCATCTTAACCTACGTTGCCTTTTTCTCAGTATAGGTGGTCATCTTGAAATCTCTTCTTTCCACACCTAGAAACAATTTCCATCCCTGCCTTCCATCCCATCACCCCCTGCCCCCGTCCGTCTACAAAGAGCCCATCTGCCATCTTGAATCTCTTTTACACAGGGGAATAGTCGGTCATAGTGGCCATCTTGCTCCCACTTGGGGACCTCAGTCCCCTTTGACTGAGCTGACTGTACACCAGTAATCCAGACAACTGTAATGATCTTTCTCTCCCATCAGTGTTCAATTTTGGAGGAGTAAGGTCACCATCTTGTTCTGGTTCCTCAGAAATCAGGACAATCCATTACGGCAAGTTGAAGATCCCAGGACTCTTCACTTGGAGAGGTGTCACACATGAGTTTGGAGACGTGGGTGGCTGGGTGTGGGGAAGGCAGCGTATGGGAAGGGTGGAGTCCTGGGGGTCAGATCTGGGGGTCCAACGGATGTAGGTTTGATGTAGCTGGTAAAAGCTCGAGGATGGGGTGTGGTGAGATAACCTGCCCGAGCTCTATACAGTCTGCAGGGTGGGACCATGCCTAGGTGTGGGTTGAAGTCATAGAAGGTAGGGGTCCCTGGAGGtccaaggggggaggggggcggcaaGAAGAGGCCGCCTCCAGGGCCTTCACCAAGGCTCAGGCTCACACTGACTCCTCGGACCTTGTAGTAACCATTGGTTGGGTCCTGAGGGACAAATGGGATTTGTTAATGTATGTGAGGACATAAGATGGGGTGAGGGTCACTAATGGAGAGGCACACTTAGAGCCAGActagagagagacaaaaagacagaAGCAAGAGCAAACAGAGACCCAGAGTCAGAGAGATAGACGTACAGACTGATAGGAAGACAAATCGGGACAGGAAAACAGAGACAAGAGATAAAAGGACAGACggaaatgggcagagaaaggcAGCAACAGAGGAGTATAGGCTTGCTGAGGGCTGGTGGTTTGGAAGGAGATGCAGTGGGAACAGAGCGGTTGAGACcaagacattcattcattcatctgccCACCGGCCCCAAGGCTTTGATTCTGTGTCATGTCTTATGCTGCTGCTGGACATGTCTATCAAGGGGAGAGACTGGGCCCTGCCTACATGGAGATCCCAGGCCAAAGAGGAAATGGCAAATCACCAGAGTCCAGGGGGGTCAGGGTAGTGATGAGGGAAATACAGGCAGAGTGAGAAGGCTTGATGGGGAAGCACAAACAGGATTTCAGGGCTGGGATGGGAATCCAGGAAAGAGCGGTCCTAGTTGTGGCAGGTGGAACACAGACAGAATGATCAGGGCTGTGAGTAGGGAAGCACGGACTTTCTAGAACAAGAAACGTGTGAGCTGAGACCAGAGGAATGAAGGGCAGAATTAGGTAGTATGGGAAGGAAAGTGGTGTTTCAAGCCAATAGAATAGCATGTGCTAGGtacagaggggacagagaagggctCTGGGCTAGGGACTGAGGTCAGTGGAGGCCAAGAGAGGGGACTTCAAAGGAAGGGCCGGTCTGGGGAGAAGTGAGGCCAGTGTGGGAGCTGGTAGGTAGGAAGGGGCCTGGCAGAGGCATCCAGGAGACCTGAGGCAGGACTGTGATGGGAAAGCACAGGCAGAGTgagccctgatgtggggctccgaGAGGGAGGCCAAGGCTGGGACACATTTGTGGGCATTATCAAGCAGCTGTGCAAACAGGACCTGGAGGTGGGTGAAGTGgcccaggaggcaggaggaaagTGTGGAGGGGGCTGGGTCCTAGCTCTGGGGGCAAGAGAGTGAAAAAGGAGGGGACCAAGcagggagagagctggagacTCAGTGAAAGGAAACCATCCCTTCCCAACACTTACCTTGGTCTCCAGAGCCCCTTCCTCATCCAGAACCAGGTCACTGTGATCCGTGTGCACGATGGGGCCCTGGGATAGGGTGCTTAGTGAGAGGGGGCACTCAGAGGATCCTCCTGGTCCAGCGCCAGACCCTAACAACCCTCAGTTGGACAGTGGAGGCCAGGCAGGAGGGACCAAGAGCACCTGGAGCTGGGGTCTAGATTCAAGACAACAAAGGGCCCTGGGGACGTATTTGGTCTAGGGGATAACTGGGTCAGGAGCATATTTGGACTTGGGGGACATGTTAGCCCGGGATTACTTATTAGGATGTGGACCGCCTTTGAGTTTGGGGGCTCAGTGGGGACTGGGAGAACAGTTGGGACTGGGTTACTAGTTGTTCTAGAGGCTGAGTCTTGTCTGGGGACCCTGCATCCTACCCGGTCCTCGCCACTGCCGGTCTCCTCCTCTTCAGGGCCTCTTGAACTGGAGCCATCACTGCTGCCTGGGATTCGTACCAGGTTCTTTTGCTTGGAGAAAGAGGCTGAGGCCAGGGACAGTGGGAGGCAGAGATAAGTGATGGGGCAGGGTCATGGTTTGCAGAGACCAatgaacaggaagagagagggctgGGTTGGGTCAGGAGGCTGGGAACCAATGAGAACCTGCAAGGGGGAGGAGTGTGACCCTGAGGAGAAGGACTTAGGGCTTGAGGGAGGAACCAGGGTCTGAAGGTGAgtctgaggccagagaggtgagaCTGGGGCGGGTCTCAGCCAGGTCAgtgcggggagggggctgggggatggTGCTGAGGTGGGGCTCAGTCACTGACCCTTGCCATGGCGCCAGCAGCAGAGGGCCACCCCAATGATGACCATAAGAAGAGTCACGGCTGCAGCAGCCACTGCAGCCACAATCCGCACTGTGGGCAGCAAGTCTACAGGAAGGAGAGGGGATGTTCTGAGGAGGGTAAGCATGAGACCCAGGAAGAACTGGGGAACAGGGACTCAGGACTTGCTTGCGTTGGCGTCTCTGGATTCAAAAAGTCCCCAAGTTTGGGGATACCCAAGTTTGTAGGTCCCTTAGCTTGAGGTCCCTTAGGCTTACAGGCTCATGAATTTGAGGTTCCACAAGTTTAAACTCCCTGGCTCTAGGGAGTCCTAGAGTTTGAAGGGTTTTTAACTTTACCATTCCCCATATTTGGAACTTCCTTTCTTTGGGGCACCTAAGTGTGAGGGGGGGGGTCTCTCAGTTTAGAATTCCGTATTTGAAGGAATTTACTGTTTTGAGGGTCTCAGGGTTCAAGGGACTCATAGTTTTGAGGCTTTCAAGATTTGAGGGTGTCTGCATTTGGAGGTCTTTGATTTAGAGACTGTGGCGTGTGGGGGTTTGGGATCCTCAGATTTGGAGGCTTCAGGCCCAGGATCTCACCTCTACGCCCCAGGCTGACCCGGGCACCTCCCTCGCCCAACCGGTTCCTGGCACTGCAGTTGAAACCCCTGCTGAAGTCCGATTCCTGGGTCCCCGAAATGTGTAGCACAGAGATCAGGGCTGGGCCCTGGCCCCCGCGGCCCTCCGGGGCTGGGAATGTCTCCACCAGGAACCGACCCTGAGACCCCGCCGCCAGAAAGCCCTCATCCCAAGACCAGACCTGGGGGCACACACAAAAAGGAGGTCATTAAGAagactggagaaggaaggaagggcaggcaAGGTGTCGAAAAGTTAGAGGTGGTCATAGCAGTTTTGGGGGTCTGGCTTGGGAGGACAGGGATAACAACTGGGCTGGTCATGAGAGCGGGGACATTCCCTTACCACAGCATCTGGGGCCGGAGATGCAAAGACTAGACATTGCAGGCGGGCGGGGCCCCTCAGGAAGGCGGGCGCAGAATGCAGGGCGGTCACAATTGGGGGAGCTGTTTTGGAGATTGTGGACCAGTCATATAGAGGCCCTGTCCTCAGAAACGTCAGTTCTCAATAAGGCGGGGCCAGGTCTCGGCACACTTCACTAAAGCCAATCAACCAGGCCACGCCCCTCAACAAACCCCGAATCCCTCAGAGGCTCGCCTTCGCGTGGTCTggctcccagccccaggccccgccGTCCAAAAAGCTCTCCCTCTCAAGGGCACGCCCACCCCCGTTTAGGGCTGGCCCCCTCTTCCCACTCTGTGTCCCGTCCCAGGCTCTGCCAGGTCTTCTAGGAAGCGCCACTTTCTCACCGTTCACAGTCAACCTAGCCTCCGCAGCGCCGCCCCCCAGGCCAGAGAGCCCCGGCTCAGCTCTGCACACGTAGTCGCCTGCATCCTCGGGCCCCACCGACGGAAGACGCAGCGtgggcccagagcccagcacctGGGAGAGGGTAGGGGCATCAGGGGCAGGACCTTGAGAGGAAGTTCTGTCCACCGCCAGCCACGGCCACAGGCTTTAGATCGGGTCTCACCTGCGCGTCCCCGCTGCGGGTCCAAGTTACCCGTGGGAGCGGGTTCCCGCGCCAGGCACAGCTGAAGGAAGCGTCTCCCCCTACGTCTACAGACATGGGCTCCGGCCTTGCCTGCAGAATCGGCCCgactggaggagaggagaggagaggaggtgtCACATGGTCGGGGAAGGATGCAACTTCAGACCCAGGATCGGCTACTCAGAAACGACATCTTCCCGCCCCTGCTCCCCGTGGCGTTGACCCAGCACAGCCAATCCCTGCCTACATCCTTTTCCGTCCCACCTTCTCCCGCAGCCAGTCGCAGCCACGCCCCCCAACTGCCCCACTTTGGCCAcacccagggcccctcccccgctcacactgcaCGTCCAGCGCTGTGCTGCGGTTGGCGCTACCCACTGCGTTGCTGACCTCGCAGGACACTGGCTCAATCAGGAATGAGGCGTCTGCCACAACCTCCAACATTGGTCCGCGGGCCCCGAGCACGGGGGAACCTCCCTTTGCCCACCTGCAGAGGCAGTGAGGCTGCTCATGTTGTCCCTGCTCCCCTGGCACTCCCGCGCACGTCCCAACCCCAGTCCTCCCTAAACCCTGCTCTGGGCTGAGGAGAGGCGACCTCACCTATAGCCTGTGACAGGAGGTTGGGCTGTTGCTTGGCACAGGAAAGTGACCTTCTCTCCCTCCAGCACACTCTGTGGTTCTGCAGACAGAGTCACCACTGGGGGATCTGTGGAGGTAGGTCAATGGTTAGCGGTGGGCAAGGACCTGGAACACCTCCATGGAGCATCTGAGTCCAGTGCCCAGCCTCTCCACCCCAGGAGTCTGGGTCCccactctcctcttccttttttttttttaatgtttatttttgagagagagagagagagagatcgcgcGCGCgcgagcatgagagggggaggggcagagagagagggagacacagaatctgaaacaggctccaggctctgagctgtcagcacagagcccgacgtggggctcgaactcacagaccatgagatcatgacctgagccgaagttggaatttcaactgactgagccacccaggcgcccctctcctcttccttttgaGCTAAGAAGTCCAAGACTCCAGGTCCCAATTTCCCCAGGGTCCCAGGTCCACAGCCTCCTCTTTCCTCAAACCTTGGAGTCCAGACCTCAGGCCTCTCTTTTCCCAAGGGCCTGCAGCCTGGAGGGTCAATTTTTAACTGCACTCACACTGCAGGCTTAGTGTGATAGCTGTATccttccctgagggcagggcctggctccGGGCCCGGCAGACCAAGGTGGCTCCGTCATCAGCGCTGGAAGGAGTCAAGGATAAGATGCTCTCCACCGACCTAGTGGTTCCTTCCTTCAGCAGGGTCTGGAggttatgaataataataatgatttcatCTTCTTGCTATATTGTGtttactatgtatcaggcacttcAAAGTActttgtttaatcctcacaattacCCTATGAAGTGAATATTATTGTCCCTattgtacagataaggaaacttgagggacagagaggttaagttacctGAACTCAAGATCAATCAACTAGCAAGTGATTTGATCAACTAGCAAGGATTTGAACCCGAGATGTCTGGCTCTGGAATCCTTACCCTTAATCACATACTAAGGGTCCTAACCCTTGAACTTCCTTCCTCCCATGCCCTTTTCTCCTCTGGATAAGCCTGTGGTCTGAGCAGACCCCAGATTTCCCTGAATGGGCAAGAGCTGCACAGGGATTTCGACCTGACCTGGTGGAAGGTGGTCCCATCCAGACGGATCCCATCTCGGAACCACAGCAGCTCAGGGATGGGGCGGGCATCCCCACGGCTCCGACAGGTCAGATTTGCAGGAACTCCAGCAACCAGAGACACAAAGGGGCCTCCCAGTACCTGGGGGGCTTCTGGGGGTACTGTGGGGTGGATTGGAGTCAGAGCTGGACCCTGGGCCCAGAGACCCCAATCTTCCCAGCTCTAACTAACCACCCCTCTGGGCTCCTCGGACTCTGACACTCAGCTAAGCACTGGCTGTCCCCCTGGGCTTCCCAGGTAAAAGTGGATTGAGTCCTCACCCAGCACATGCAGTTGGGCTGGTCGAGAGCGGAGGCCTGCTTGTGTAGCCTGACATTCATATGATGCTTGATCCTCTAGCTCCACGGGCCTAATGTAAAGGTCGTGCTGGCCACTGGCTGCGTTCCCTGATATCCAGTACCGGGACCACCCTGAAGTTAAGGAAGAGGCAGTCACACCATGATTCTGAGTTCCTGGCCTCAGTCTCCtttcccaggcaccccacaccagAAAGACACCAAAAAGTGGGTGCTGAGCCAGAGAGACTAACCCTCTCGCATCCAGAGTCATGGCAAACTTGGGGGTGAAAACGtcggaaaaaagaaaacaattgctATAAAAATCAGATTAGTACTATGTCTGGGGTGAGGAGAGGGCTATGGTAGGAGAGGGAATAAGAAAGGCTTCTGAGGAGCTGACAAGGGTCATGAGTAGTAGTTACAGGAGTGTCTACTTTATTTGGCAAatcttccttttgtgttttatatGCCTTCCTACatttatgtagtattttataatacaaacaaaaatcttctACCCCCTAAAGAAGCTAAAACTTCAGTTCTCCCAGATGTTTATCTGAGCCCATCAATTTcctaaatttgaaaacattaaaatagagaCTTCAGATACGGTGCAAGCTCAGCACCCCCACCTGGAGCCAACCCCTCCTGAGTAGAGAGAACAGTCTCACCTGGTAGGTCCCTTTCACCCCCTAGAGCCAGCCCGTCCTTGGTCCACTGAACCAGCCCCCAGTATTCGCCCAGGGCACAGGGCAGCCGGGCCTCAGCCCCCAGCAGTGCTACCAGGTCATCCGGTTGTTGCAGGAAATGGGGCGACGGGCCTAGGAGAATTGGGGGAAGGGAGTAAGGTTGAGTTTAGGAACGATCTTAGCTCCCTCATTCGGGACCCAGGAGCCTAGGCTCCCGAAGTTCTCGTCCGGCAGATCTAGGAGTCTGaacccccagttccatccaccccAGTAAAGAGGCAGCTGGCAAACAatcctccccccaaattcatccGTCCCTAGAGGTACCTGCATGCCCTCTGAGGCAGAAGAGGAGAACGAGGAGGGCGGAGACCAGCATCCCCGTCGTGTGTCCCCCAAGATTCCGCAGACTTGCTGCACGGGCTTTCCTGCTAACTTCTTCCTCAATAGCACACCTCTCACAACCCTGGTGGGAGCTCCCTTCGCGCCCGACTCTTCGCCCCAGGCTAGAGGCCACCCCGTTTCTGGCCTGGAGTTCCCGCAGTCTGCCCAGCTGCAGGCTCCAACACTCTGAAACACAGGCGGGTTCCGCGCCCTCTGTCTCTGAGAGACCGCGGAGGGCCCGATCCCACTCGCCCCGCCCCCTTGGAGACCCGCCCTTTCCCATTGAGGAACTCGCGCGGCAGAGACTTGGATGAATGGGGGCAACCAGGGCGGGGTTTCCCCGCGGGCGGGCGCCCCAGCCAAATTGGGGTCTGGGAGCCAGAACACCTGGGTCGAAGAAGGGCGTCCCGGCTGAGTTGGACACCTGCACCCAGCCAGGCTTGTGGGGGACATGGCGGGGGGAGAGAGTGGAAGAAACTTGCTCAGCCCAGGTCCTCGGAGGGACGGCGCTGAGTGGAAACGAAGCTATAAACGGGAGCCTCTGGGGCCTCGCTAGTTTCCGCGCCCTGGGGCCTGGGCCTGAGGGTCAAGAAGAGGACACCGGGGTGCCTGGGGCAACCGGGACCCCCGAGAAGAGGAGGGGGTCCAGCTCTTCTCGCTTCAAAACCCCTCTTAAAAAGGGGTTGAACCCCTTTTGCTGCAACCCATAGCACGTCCAAGGATCCAGGAATCCAGGCCCCCAGCATCCCCCCCCTTCCCGAGACCCCGCAGTCCCGGCTCAGCCCCTCGTCCCCGCTGTGGTTGCTGGGCGACGGCTGGGAGGCGGCGGTGCCCGAGCTGGGGCAGGCGGGGAGGCTGGGAACCGCGCAGCTTGTCCTGACGGCCGCCTGCCGCCCAGCTGGGGCGTTCCCACGCTTCTGGCCGGCCGGTGCGCTGCACAGCTGGCCCGGCAGGTGGGCGGGACCCCGAGCCAATCGAGTGCGACCTGGAGGGGGCTGGGACCCTGGGTCTGACATTCCTGAGCCTGTAGTGACTGGGGGCCCACACTCAGGTTCTCTCTCGTTCCTGAGCTCAGATTCTGACGTCCTCACATGGCAGGCGTTTGGACTCTAGGATTCTAAGACTGGGCGAACAGACCTCTGTTGACTGACAAGTTAATGGCCTGAACTGCCAGTTTCTGAGGAGCTGGAGACTCAGCTAGGTCCCCTGCCTGCAGCATGGTGCAGTTGGGAGAGGATGATAGGGGGTCAGAAAATCTGGTCTTAAGTCTTAGAGTCAGTGGATTAACCACCAATCTCTCCCACCCCCACGCAGGCCCAGGAGGATTTGAAAATCACAGACGGTGAGCATCTGCCCTAAGTCCTGTGTGTGCGTTGAGGGGGGAGGGTTGGAGGCCTCAACTCCTAGGACCTTGGGGAGAAGCTTCAGGACTCCTGAGTCTGAGAGACTTCTAGGTCTGGCGGCCTGAACTGGCTTCCTTCTGGGGACTCCAGTGACTGCATTTTGACATAGGATGAGCTTGGAGCCAGGACTCCTGAGTCTTGGGGAGGAAGTCAGGTAGTAAGGCTGTTTTTCCAGACACCTGACATCGCTTCCCCTTCCTAGCTCTCTTGGGCCACAGGCATGGAAAGATGGAGAGCCTGAGGTCCCAGGAGCatccagagaaggaaaacagccaAAGTGGAGGGTGGAAGGTTTGTGCTAATTAAAGGTCCCAGCAACTGACAGCTTTACACCCTGGCCCTGAGGGACACCATCTGGTGAGAGGGCCCTAAGACAGAACCTCCAGTTCTGCATCTAGTCTGTGCCCCGGGAGGCATGGGGGGGCAGTTGGGAGAGGGAATGTGGGGGAGGGCAAGGGGTCAGTAATGGGAGGGAAGCAGAACGACTAGAGCGAACATGAAGTATGGAGCTGTGGGGGCTCAGGCCAGATGCCTCATCTTGTTCCTGGAGGAAGACCAGAGGAGGGAGTCATGGCGataggagtggggggaggaaacGGGCCGTTCCAATTCCTGCAGGAGATAAGCAGGCAGAAGAAGCTTATcccatgtgagtgtgtgtgtgtgcacacactggGATGGGGAGGGCAGGCCAGGCAGCATATGGTTATAAAATTCAAAGATGTGAGAAACAGGAGGACTCAGAGAtggagaaacaaataaaagaaagaggtATAATCAGATATTGACTGagaacaaatatttagtgagtttCTGGTGCGTGTGAGAGACAGAACACTGGGGGGAGAGTGGGGGATAGAGATGAgaacaaagaaagacagaaaaacagagacatGTAGAGGCATAAAGAGAGACAGTGACGGAGGTAAAGGTTGACTGAGGTGTAACCACCttatggagagggagggagggaggaaaggaggagagagatgggggaggaggggaagggggaaggaggggaagggggaacctggggagagacagagggaagctTCATGAACTAAAACTCACACAGCCAAGGGCTCCCAAGCTGGGCTCGCTCCTACACCCACTCAGCGAGTGTAGTCTTGAGCTCCGCCTTTCACTCCCACCACTCTGACTGCCTTGCACACTTATACCtcaagtactcttttttttttaatttttaaaaatgtttttatttatttttgagacagagagagacagagtatgagcagtagaggggtggagagggagacacagaatccgaagcaggctccaggctccgagctgtcagcacagagcccgacacggggctccaacccacaaaccgtgagatcacgacctgagccgaagtcggacgcttaaccgactgagccacccaggcgccccatgtaccTCACGTACTCTTGCGTATACCTTCACAGGTCACAATTCACTCTCACTTCCCcatgctcacatgcatgctcgtgcactcacacacacatgcacacacagatatCTGCACTCCTGCGGTCTGTCAAACACACCCTTGCACGCTCTCCAGCAGAGACCCCCGATGGCAATGGGGGGAATGAGGTCTACTCAGGGAAGGAAGACACTTGCCAAGATCATGTACcaggggaggagagagctggggagtCCTAGATGACCCAGTTCTCCACCTGGGTCTGACCTGCTCCCCCTTATCCTTGGCCCAAGCCAGGCTCTTGGGGTCATCGGGGCTGGGGAGGCACCGAGGAGTATTCCTGGCATGTGCTGACAGGGGATTTCATGCTCTGGATGGGCTGGGAGGAGCCTGCTGGGCAGAGGCCTGGAACTGGAGGCTCTCGGGAGGGCGCCTGGGGGAGGCAGCATTGTGAAGACGACAGTGGCTGGGTCTCTGTCACTGAGGGTCTCTGCCACTGATCACATCAGCCTCATCACTCTCCTGGGCTCCTGAGGCCTGCCGGACTCTGAGCAGCCGTCCTCCCTGAGGGACTGAGTGGtgagaggagagcaggggagtgggtggctggagagaagagactgaaaaggaggaagaagagagagagagagggagagagagactgacggACTGACTCCTGGGAAGAGAGGAAACCAGAGAAATAGAAGGagataaatggacaaagaggGACAAGAAGCAAAGCAAGAGACATAGAAGGacccagagaaagacagaaacagaggcagCAGGTAGGCAGTGGA
The Panthera uncia isolate 11264 chromosome E2 unlocalized genomic scaffold, Puncia_PCG_1.0 HiC_scaffold_19, whole genome shotgun sequence genome window above contains:
- the KIRREL2 gene encoding LOW QUALITY PROTEIN: kin of IRRE-like protein 2 (The sequence of the model RefSeq protein was modified relative to this genomic sequence to represent the inferred CDS: inserted 1 base in 1 codon), whose translation is MSPTSLAGCRCPTQPGXPFFDPGVLAPRPQFGWGARPRGNPALVAPIHPSLCRASSSMGKGGSPRGRGEWDRALRGLSETEGAEPACVSECWSLQLGRLRELQARNGVASSLGRRVGREGSSHQGCERCAIEEEVSRKARAASLRNLGGHTTGMLVSALLVLLFCLRGHAGPSPHFLQQPDDLVALLGAEARLPCALGEYWGLVQWTKDGLALGGERDLPGWSRYWISGNAASGQHDLYIRPVELEDQASYECQATQAGLRSRPAQLHVLVPPEAPQVLGGPFVSLVAGVPANLTCRSRGDARPIPELLWFRDGIRLDGTTFHQTLLKEGTTRSVESILSLTPSSADDGATLVCRARSQALPSGKDTAITLSLQYPPVVTLSAEPQSVLEGEKVTFLCQATAQPPVTGYRWAKGGSPVLGARGPMLEVVADASFLIEPVSCEVSNAVGSANRSTALDVQFGPILQARPEPMSVDVGGDASFSCAWRGNPLPRVTWTRSGDAQVLGSGPTLRLPSVGPEDAGDYVCRAEPGLSGLGGGAAEARLTVNAPPIVTALHSAPAFLRGPARLQCLVFASPAPDAVVWSWDEGFLAAGSQGRFLVETFPAPEGRGGQGPALISVLHISGTQESDFSRGFNCSARNRLGEGGARVSLGRRDLLPTVRIVAAVAAAAVTLLMVIIGVALCCWRHGKASFSKQKNLVRIPGSSDGSSSRGPEEEETGSGEDRGPIVHTDHSDLVLDEEGALETKDPTNGYYKVRGVSVSLSLGEGPGGGLFLPPPSPLGPPGTPTFYDFNPHLGMVPPCRLYRARAGYLTTPHPRAFTSYIKPTSVGPPDLTPRTPPFPYAAFPTPSHPRLQTHV